Proteins from a single region of Hordeum vulgare subsp. vulgare chromosome 6H, MorexV3_pseudomolecules_assembly, whole genome shotgun sequence:
- the LOC123403326 gene encoding putative uncharacterized protein DDB_G0271606, with translation QQQQQQQQQQQQQQQQQQLQQQQQQQQHQHHHQQQQQQQQQQQQQQQQQQQQQQQQQQQQQQQQHTQQQQQQQQQQQQQQHQQQHPQQPQHQPQQQQQQQQKQHQQQHHHQQQQQQQQQQQQQQRQQQQQRQQQQQQPTTTTTTTTTTITTTTNKQKHQQQQRQQQQQQQQRQQRQQQQQQQQQQQQQQQQQQPQQQQQQQQQQ, from the exons caacagcaacaacaacaacaacaacaacaacaacaacaacaacaacaacaacaactccaacaacaacaacaacaacaacaacaccaacaccaccaccaacaacaacagcaacagcaacaacaacaacagcaacagcaacaacagcaacaacagcaacagcaacagcaacaacagcaacagcaacaacaacaacatacacaacaacaacaacaacaacaacaacaacaacaacagcagcaacatcaacaacaacacccacagcaaccacaacaccaaccgcaacaacaacaacaacaacaacaaaaacaacaccaacaacaacaccaccaccaacaacaacagcaacaacaacaacaacaacaacaacaacaacgacaacaacaacaacaacgtcaacaacaacaacaacaac ccacaacgacaacaacaacaacaacaacaacgataacaacgacaacaaataaacaaaaacaccaacaacagcaacggcagcagcaacaacaacaacaacaacgacaacaacgacaacaacaacaacaacaacaacaacaacaacaacaacaacaacaacaacaacaaccacaacaacaacaacaacaacaacaacaacaa